Proteins encoded within one genomic window of Glycine soja cultivar W05 chromosome 1, ASM419377v2, whole genome shotgun sequence:
- the LOC114406111 gene encoding uncharacterized protein LOC114406111 has protein sequence MPAPHLPDLNHIRATISFDNLFSIVLRYGHATTPHDKPWENRDMALFEMGPESYGTAMVTCKCQPAAFALWTTTKLGVFRWDRPWDPSITFENHGLEPQHL, from the coding sequence ATGCCTGCTCCTCATCTCCCCGATCTCAATCACATTCGTGCCACCATTTCCTTCGACAACCTCTTCAGCATTGTTCTTCGTTATGGCCATGCAACAACTCCTCATGACAAGCCTTGGGAAAATAGAGACATGGCGTTGTTTGAGATGGGACCTGAGTCCTATGGGACTGCCATGGTCACATGCAAGTGCCAACCAGCTGCCTTTGCACTATGGACAACTACTAAACTAGGTGTGTTTCGCTGGGACAGACCTTGGGATCCCAGTATTACTTTTGAAAACCATGGTTTGGAGCCCCAACACCTTTAA